One stretch of Qipengyuania gelatinilytica DNA includes these proteins:
- a CDS encoding ferric reductase-like transmembrane domain-containing protein: MKTLANSRPLLWLVLALPGIWMSWRWIMTPDLYGYGHAIADSGDWAAWLLLATLAVTPIRLASRKQKWAVWLMRRRRDIGVASFGYAAFHTAIYLWKKASLSAVLAEMGDAYLLAGWLAFALFVPLAATSNDIATRALKRSWKTLHRLVYPAAVLVFLHWVLSAFDPTTAWIHVGILVAIEGARVVLQYRQRVT; the protein is encoded by the coding sequence ATGAAGACCCTCGCCAATTCGCGCCCCTTGCTGTGGCTGGTGCTCGCCCTGCCCGGGATTTGGATGAGCTGGCGCTGGATCATGACGCCCGATCTTTATGGCTACGGCCATGCGATCGCCGATAGCGGAGACTGGGCGGCGTGGCTGTTGCTGGCGACGCTGGCAGTGACGCCGATCCGGCTCGCCTCCCGCAAGCAGAAGTGGGCCGTCTGGCTGATGCGGCGCAGGCGGGACATCGGCGTGGCGAGCTTTGGCTATGCTGCGTTCCACACCGCGATCTATCTCTGGAAGAAGGCCTCGCTTTCCGCAGTGCTGGCGGAAATGGGCGACGCTTACCTGCTCGCCGGCTGGCTGGCCTTTGCGCTGTTCGTACCGCTCGCCGCGACATCGAACGACATCGCGACGAGGGCACTCAAGCGGTCATGGAAGACGCTGCACCGGCTCGTCTATCCGGCAGCGGTGCTGGTCTTCCTGCACTGGGTCCTGTCCGCTTTCGATCCGACCACCGCCTGGATCCATGTCGGGATCCTGGTGGCGATCGAAGGGGCCAGGGTCGTGCTGCAATATCGTCAGAGAGTGACGTAG
- the aroC gene encoding chorismate synthase encodes MSWNTFGRVLRFTTWGESHGPAIGAVVDGCPPGIELSEADIQPFLDARKPGQNKFTTQRQEPDEVRILSGVFEGKTTGTSLSLLIENKDQRSKDYSEIANTYRPGHADYAYDAKYGFRDYRGGGRSSARETAMRVAAGAVARLAIPEVEILAYVAEIGGDRIDTAKFDRDEIARNPFWCPDAEAAKRWEALVDDARKAGSSLGAVVECVATGVPAGWGAPVYAKLDSDLAAGMMSINAVKGVEIGDGFDAARLTGEQNADAMSPGEEGVEFAANHAGGIAGGISTGQPVVCRVAFKPTSSILTPVASVDREGKATEVRTKGRHDPCVGIRGTPVVEAMMALVLADHKLLHRAQCG; translated from the coding sequence ATGAGCTGGAACACATTCGGACGCGTGCTTCGCTTCACCACCTGGGGGGAAAGCCATGGCCCTGCCATCGGCGCGGTTGTCGACGGGTGCCCGCCGGGTATCGAACTGAGCGAGGCGGACATCCAGCCCTTCCTCGATGCGAGGAAACCCGGGCAGAACAAGTTCACCACGCAGCGGCAGGAGCCGGACGAGGTCCGCATCCTGTCGGGCGTGTTCGAGGGCAAGACGACCGGCACGTCGCTCTCGCTGCTGATCGAAAACAAGGACCAGCGTTCTAAGGACTACTCCGAGATCGCGAACACCTATCGCCCCGGCCATGCCGACTATGCCTATGACGCGAAATACGGCTTTCGCGACTATCGCGGTGGCGGGCGGAGCAGCGCGCGCGAGACGGCGATGCGCGTGGCGGCAGGTGCGGTGGCTCGGCTGGCGATCCCCGAGGTCGAAATCCTCGCCTATGTTGCAGAGATCGGCGGCGACCGGATCGATACGGCCAAGTTCGACCGCGATGAGATCGCACGCAATCCCTTCTGGTGCCCTGATGCCGAGGCCGCAAAGCGTTGGGAGGCGCTGGTAGACGATGCGCGCAAGGCAGGCTCCTCGCTCGGCGCGGTCGTCGAATGCGTGGCTACGGGAGTGCCCGCGGGATGGGGCGCGCCGGTCTATGCCAAGCTCGACAGCGACCTTGCCGCAGGGATGATGAGCATCAATGCGGTCAAGGGCGTGGAGATCGGCGACGGTTTCGATGCCGCGCGCCTCACCGGCGAGCAGAACGCCGATGCCATGTCACCCGGAGAAGAGGGCGTCGAGTTCGCCGCCAACCACGCGGGGGGTATCGCTGGCGGGATTTCAACCGGCCAGCCGGTGGTTTGCCGCGTTGCGTTCAAACCGACCAGCTCGATCCTCACGCCGGTTGCCAGCGTTGACCGCGAGGGCAAGGCGACCGAGGTTCGCACCAAGGGCCGGCACGATCCCTGTGTCGGCATTCGCGGAACGCCCGTGGTCGAAGCGATGATGGCGCTGGTGCTGGCGGATCATAAGCTGCTCCACCGCGCGCAATGCGGCTAG
- the ruvA gene encoding Holliday junction branch migration protein RuvA — MIAKLKGLLDETGSDWAVIDVSGVGYLVHCSTKTLAALGEKGEACTIYTDLQVSENDMRLLGFAEAAERDWFRLLTQVQGVGSKVGLAILSALSTGEVQQACANGDAATVARAQGVGPKLAGRIVNELKDKAGALPGGGSAGGMAPVTPAGGASADAVSALENLGFKPAVAARAVAAAQGELGEGASEGDLIRVALKRAAG, encoded by the coding sequence ATGATTGCAAAGCTGAAAGGCCTGCTCGACGAAACGGGCTCGGACTGGGCGGTGATCGACGTCTCGGGCGTGGGTTACCTGGTCCATTGCTCGACCAAGACACTCGCCGCGCTGGGCGAGAAGGGCGAAGCCTGCACCATCTACACCGACCTGCAAGTCTCGGAGAACGATATGCGGCTGCTGGGCTTTGCCGAAGCAGCCGAACGCGACTGGTTCCGCCTTTTGACGCAGGTACAGGGTGTGGGCAGCAAGGTCGGGCTCGCGATCCTCTCGGCGCTGTCGACCGGCGAGGTACAGCAGGCCTGCGCCAATGGCGATGCAGCCACCGTGGCGCGCGCGCAGGGCGTGGGACCCAAGTTGGCCGGACGCATCGTCAACGAGCTGAAGGACAAGGCCGGCGCGCTTCCGGGCGGAGGCTCTGCGGGAGGCATGGCTCCGGTGACCCCGGCAGGTGGCGCAAGCGCCGATGCGGTGAGCGCGCTCGAAAACCTCGGCTTCAAGCCTGCCGTGGCAGCACGCGCGGTTGCGGCGGCACAGGGCGAATTGGGCGAAGGCGCAAGCGAGGGCGACCTCATCCGCGTCGCATTGAAGAGGGCAGCAGGATGA
- a CDS encoding DsrE family protein, protein MKVTALKLGLMSAAAALLATAVSAQDMSAFRTGPVFEDFGPHAPVEGVETFATDTEFAHSFDVAEPAKDGGRNRGFESAARFINMHVAHGVAEENIRVAVVVHGKAVHDLLSAEGWAAHDLEGENGSAAMVRAMLDHGVRFIVCGQSAAAYGVTKDELTEGVEMDLSAMTAHAKLQQRGYTVNPF, encoded by the coding sequence ATGAAAGTGACGGCATTGAAACTTGGCCTGATGAGCGCAGCTGCGGCGCTGCTGGCGACGGCGGTGAGCGCGCAGGACATGAGTGCGTTCAGGACCGGTCCGGTGTTCGAGGACTTCGGCCCGCATGCTCCGGTCGAAGGCGTCGAGACCTTTGCGACCGATACCGAATTTGCGCACAGCTTCGACGTCGCCGAGCCTGCCAAGGACGGCGGCCGCAATCGCGGCTTCGAGAGCGCGGCGCGCTTCATCAACATGCATGTCGCGCATGGCGTGGCCGAAGAAAACATCCGCGTCGCCGTGGTGGTGCATGGCAAGGCGGTCCACGACCTGCTCTCGGCCGAGGGCTGGGCGGCGCACGATCTGGAAGGCGAGAACGGCAGTGCTGCCATGGTCCGCGCGATGCTGGACCACGGCGTGCGGTTCATCGTCTGCGGCCAGAGCGCGGCGGCCTATGGCGTGACCAAGGACGAGCTGACCGAGGGTGTCGAAATGGACCTCTCCGCCATGACCGCCCATGCGAAGCTTCAGCAGCGCGGCTATACGGTGAACCCGTTTTGA
- the ruvB gene encoding Holliday junction branch migration DNA helicase RuvB, with protein MTESVPLHSPDRQPEDPDAALRPKSLAEFVGQKAARENLRVFIEAAKNRGEAMDHVLFFGPPGLGKTTLAQIVSKELGVGFRATSGPVIAKAGDLAALLTNLEPNDVLFIDEIHRLNPVVEEVLYPAMEDRALDIIIGEGPSARSVRIDLPPFTLVGATTRQGLLTTPLRDRFGIPVRLNFYTEDELLKVVSRGAGLLGMGIDEGGAREIARRSRGTPRVAGRLMRRVRDFASVLGEATVTTRVADEALTRLEVDSLGLDAMDRRYLTMIATTYKGGPVGVETLAAGLSEPRDTVEEVIEPYLIQLGLIARTARGRMLNDGGWTHLGIAPPSKPQSDMFDK; from the coding sequence ATGACCGAATCCGTCCCCCTCCATTCGCCCGACCGCCAGCCGGAAGACCCGGATGCGGCGCTGCGCCCGAAATCGCTCGCCGAGTTCGTCGGGCAGAAGGCGGCGCGCGAGAATTTGCGGGTGTTCATCGAGGCGGCGAAGAACCGCGGCGAGGCGATGGACCATGTGTTGTTTTTCGGCCCGCCGGGGCTGGGCAAGACCACGCTGGCGCAGATCGTGTCCAAGGAACTGGGCGTGGGCTTCCGCGCTACCAGCGGCCCGGTGATCGCCAAGGCGGGCGACCTTGCCGCACTGCTTACCAATCTCGAGCCAAACGACGTGCTCTTCATCGACGAGATCCACCGCCTCAATCCGGTGGTCGAGGAAGTGCTCTATCCGGCGATGGAAGACCGCGCGCTCGATATCATCATCGGCGAGGGCCCCTCGGCGCGCAGCGTGCGCATCGACCTGCCGCCTTTCACGCTGGTCGGGGCGACCACGCGGCAAGGACTGCTGACCACGCCCTTGCGCGACCGTTTCGGCATTCCGGTGCGGCTCAACTTCTACACCGAGGACGAGCTCTTGAAGGTCGTATCCCGCGGTGCAGGGCTGCTTGGCATGGGTATCGACGAGGGCGGCGCGCGCGAGATTGCCCGCCGGTCGCGCGGCACCCCGCGTGTCGCAGGTCGCCTGATGCGCCGCGTTCGCGATTTCGCGTCCGTGCTGGGTGAGGCGACCGTGACCACCAGGGTTGCCGACGAGGCGCTGACCCGGCTCGAGGTCGACAGCCTCGGCCTGGATGCGATGGACCGCCGCTACCTCACCATGATCGCGACCACCTACAAGGGCGGACCCGTGGGCGTGGAAACGCTCGCGGCGGGTCTGAGCGAGCCTCGCGATACGGTCGAGGAAGTGATCGAGCCTTACCTGATCCAGCTGGGCCTCATCGCCCGCACCGCGCGCGGTCGCATGCTCAACGATGGCGGCTGGACGCATCTCGGCATCGCTCCGCCGAGCAAGCCGCAATCGGACATGTTCGACAAGTAA
- a CDS encoding rhodanese-like domain-containing protein — protein sequence MIRKSILAALAPLALAGCAGAGGYARPDSADIASARVATVNAQQLATLVEAGEVVLIDVRTPYEFADSRIAGALNAPLTHFDPASIPVDTTREVILYCGSSRRSGIAAERLAEYRGTVVRHLEGGIRADAGYPTVSNDPSDDPRR from the coding sequence GTGATCCGGAAAAGCATCCTCGCCGCACTCGCGCCGCTTGCCCTTGCAGGCTGCGCGGGTGCCGGCGGGTATGCCAGACCCGACAGTGCCGACATCGCGAGCGCGCGTGTCGCCACCGTCAATGCGCAGCAGCTCGCCACTCTGGTCGAGGCGGGCGAGGTCGTGCTGATCGACGTGCGCACGCCTTATGAATTCGCCGACAGCCGGATCGCGGGCGCGCTCAATGCGCCGCTGACTCATTTCGACCCGGCCTCCATTCCGGTCGACACGACCCGCGAGGTCATACTCTATTGCGGATCTTCGCGCCGTTCGGGCATCGCTGCCGAGCGCCTCGCCGAATATCGCGGCACGGTGGTGCGTCATCTCGAAGGCGGCATCCGCGCCGACGCGGGCTACCCCACGGTTTCCAACGATCCGAGCGACGATCCGCGCCGCTGA
- the acnA gene encoding aconitate hydratase AcnA, producing the protein MTQVGQDTLGTRSTLTVNGKDYAYYSFKKAAEKIGDVSKLPFSLKVLLENMLRFEDGGFTVSTDDVQAIADWQKNPATGKEIQYRPARVLLQDFTGVPCVVDLAAMRDAIAKLGGDTAKINPQVPVNLVIDHSVMVDEFGHPKAFEQNVELEYARNAERYDFLKWGSKSFKNFTAVPPGTGICHQVNLEYLGKGVWNSEGTDGQLVAYPDTCVGTDSHTTMINGLGVLGWGVGGIEAEAAMLGQPISMLIPEVVGFKLTGAMAEGVTATDLVLTCVQMLREVGVVGRFVEFYGEGVANLTLADRATIANMAPEYGATCGFFGIDDKTLEYMRLTGRDEETIALVEAYSKEQGMWFTPENEPVFTKTLELDISKVVPSLAGPKRPQDRVALPDVDELFNSDLKSIYKKDAPLRVDVDGKDHDIGDGDVVIAAITSCTNTSNPDVLIAAGLVAKKAREKGLQPKPWVKTSLAPGSQVVTDYLVKSGLQDDLDAMGFDLVGYGCTTCIGNSGPLAPPISKAINGNDIVAASVLSGNRNFEGRVSPDVRANFLASPPLVVAYSILGTVTTDITETPLGQDQDGNDVMLADVWPTNEEVREHRAANIDREMFLTRYADVYKGDEHWQAIKVDASDTYTWNPTSTYVASPPYFEGMGMEPAPLTDITDAKPLAILGDSTTTDHISPAGSIKEDSPAGEYLKSHQVSKQDFNSYGSRRGNHEVMMRGTFANIRIKNEMVPGVEGGITTYKGEQMPIYDAAMKHKADGTPLVVIAGKEYGTGSSRDWAAKGTILLGVRAVIVESYERIHRSNLIGMGVLPLQFKDGDTRQSLGLGSDDTFSIKGLADLTPGQDVEVEVTHEDGSKATFTALCRIDTANEMEYYRNGGILHYVLRKLAAS; encoded by the coding sequence ATGACCCAGGTCGGCCAGGACACGCTCGGAACACGCTCCACCCTTACCGTGAACGGCAAGGATTACGCCTATTACTCATTCAAGAAGGCGGCCGAAAAAATCGGCGACGTGTCGAAGCTCCCGTTCAGCCTGAAGGTCCTGCTGGAGAACATGCTGCGCTTCGAAGACGGCGGTTTCACCGTCTCGACCGACGATGTGCAGGCGATTGCCGACTGGCAGAAGAATCCCGCGACCGGCAAGGAAATCCAGTACCGCCCGGCGCGCGTGCTGCTGCAGGACTTCACCGGCGTTCCCTGCGTGGTCGACCTTGCCGCGATGCGTGATGCGATTGCGAAGCTCGGCGGCGATACCGCCAAGATCAACCCGCAGGTCCCCGTAAACCTCGTGATCGACCACTCGGTCATGGTCGATGAATTCGGCCACCCCAAGGCGTTCGAACAGAACGTCGAACTCGAATACGCCCGCAATGCAGAACGCTACGACTTCCTCAAATGGGGTTCGAAGAGCTTCAAGAACTTCACCGCCGTGCCTCCGGGCACCGGCATCTGCCACCAGGTGAACCTGGAATATCTCGGCAAGGGCGTGTGGAACAGCGAAGGCACTGACGGACAGCTTGTCGCCTATCCCGACACCTGCGTCGGCACCGACAGCCACACCACCATGATCAACGGCCTCGGCGTGCTGGGCTGGGGCGTCGGCGGCATCGAAGCCGAAGCTGCCATGCTCGGCCAGCCGATCTCGATGCTGATCCCCGAAGTCGTCGGCTTCAAGCTGACCGGCGCGATGGCCGAAGGCGTGACCGCCACCGACCTCGTGCTGACCTGCGTGCAGATGCTGCGCGAAGTCGGCGTGGTCGGCCGTTTCGTCGAATTCTACGGCGAAGGCGTTGCCAACCTCACCCTCGCCGACCGCGCGACCATCGCCAACATGGCCCCCGAATATGGCGCGACCTGCGGCTTCTTCGGCATCGACGACAAGACGCTCGAATACATGCGCCTGACCGGCCGCGACGAAGAAACCATCGCGCTGGTCGAAGCCTATTCGAAAGAACAGGGCATGTGGTTCACGCCGGAGAACGAGCCGGTCTTCACCAAGACGCTCGAACTCGACATCTCCAAGGTCGTGCCCAGCCTCGCCGGCCCCAAGCGCCCGCAGGACCGCGTCGCGCTTCCCGACGTGGACGAGCTGTTCAACTCCGATCTCAAGTCGATCTACAAGAAGGATGCGCCGCTGCGCGTCGATGTCGATGGCAAGGACCATGACATCGGTGACGGCGACGTGGTCATCGCGGCCATCACCAGCTGCACCAACACCTCCAACCCCGATGTCCTGATCGCCGCCGGTCTCGTCGCCAAGAAGGCGCGCGAGAAGGGCCTCCAGCCCAAGCCGTGGGTCAAGACCAGCCTCGCACCGGGATCGCAGGTGGTCACCGACTATCTCGTGAAGTCCGGACTGCAGGACGATCTCGACGCCATGGGCTTCGACCTCGTCGGCTATGGCTGCACCACCTGCATCGGTAACTCGGGCCCGCTCGCGCCGCCGATTTCCAAGGCGATCAACGGCAACGATATCGTCGCCGCATCGGTCCTTTCGGGCAACCGCAACTTCGAAGGCCGCGTGTCGCCCGACGTGCGCGCCAACTTCCTTGCCTCGCCCCCGCTGGTGGTCGCCTATTCGATCCTCGGCACGGTCACGACCGACATCACCGAAACCCCGCTGGGCCAGGACCAGGACGGGAACGACGTGATGCTGGCCGATGTCTGGCCGACCAACGAGGAAGTGCGCGAACACCGCGCCGCCAATATCGACCGCGAGATGTTCCTCACCCGCTATGCCGACGTCTACAAGGGCGACGAACACTGGCAGGCGATCAAGGTCGACGCTTCGGACACCTACACCTGGAACCCGACCAGCACCTATGTCGCCAGCCCGCCCTATTTCGAAGGCATGGGCATGGAACCGGCCCCGCTGACCGACATCACCGATGCGAAGCCGCTCGCCATCCTTGGCGATTCGACCACCACCGACCACATTTCGCCCGCCGGTTCGATCAAGGAAGATTCGCCTGCCGGTGAATATCTCAAGAGCCACCAGGTCTCGAAGCAGGACTTCAACTCCTACGGCTCGCGCCGCGGCAACCACGAAGTCATGATGCGCGGCACCTTCGCCAACATCCGCATCAAGAACGAAATGGTCCCGGGCGTGGAAGGCGGCATCACCACCTACAAGGGTGAGCAGATGCCGATCTACGACGCGGCGATGAAGCACAAGGCCGACGGCACGCCGCTGGTCGTCATCGCAGGCAAAGAATATGGCACCGGCTCCAGCCGTGACTGGGCGGCCAAGGGCACGATCCTGCTGGGTGTGCGCGCCGTAATCGTCGAAAGCTACGAGCGTATCCACCGCTCGAACCTCATCGGCATGGGCGTGCTGCCGCTGCAGTTCAAGGACGGCGACACCCGCCAGAGCCTTGGCCTCGGCTCGGATGACACCTTCAGCATCAAGGGCCTTGCCGACCTGACCCCGGGCCAGGACGTCGAAGTCGAAGTGACGCATGAAGACGGCTCGAAGGCCACCTTCACCGCGCTCTGCCGCATCGATACGGCGAACGAGATGGAGTATTACCGCAACGGCGGCATCCTCCACTACGTGCTGCGCAAGCTCGCCGCATCGTGA